The Enterococcus rotai genome includes a window with the following:
- a CDS encoding DNA-binding protein, producing the protein MFLNFIGLTLFFGIGILLANGISFMVTKGKNVKRMIVLLVIELLLLGSFLFIALPSKTLSTILWINLIGAVVASSLLLASRSLSQASNKILHKGHKTTVVNGVNDWSGRVLGISIAAMVLLFIVSSVTKVTAIDDVYQTIPLKTEEKAEVLTSTKETPIAIAPKTAKRKILQKFSVIPNSNMFTLDGITAQVVNGEYVYVATVEFNGFFKWSKLGAVPGYFIISATDINAQPTFVEKPIIYTPSAYFGKDAARKIYAAYPDYAATGKINLEIDEEGNPFYIQTLYKEYGVSGRMNYNEFKTAVLNATTGEVKVYDSKDAPKFVDAPITSSAANSINEYFGRYSQGWWNQTMFGAKKDVKIPTENGIYASGQITPMMNKEGSQLLYFTDFTSGDEDQDSALGYSLINARTGQVTYYRDTKVGIMDSDGAISIAAKIYPEKKWKASMPVLYNIDGVPTWIVSLMDSKGIFKKYVYVNAVDNDIVVDADAAQNALDAYRIELATKGSNNTSSEAANLKEIKGSVSRVTIVASEAQTVVSFLLENDKTIYSVTTNNSPMALFLKEGDIVKFKAAVTADAKAASIENLVIEGLE; encoded by the coding sequence ATGTTTTTAAATTTTATCGGGTTAACGTTATTTTTTGGTATAGGGATATTACTCGCAAACGGTATTAGTTTTATGGTCACAAAAGGGAAAAATGTTAAAAGGATGATTGTATTACTAGTCATTGAATTACTCTTACTGGGCAGTTTCTTATTTATTGCCTTACCAAGTAAGACACTATCAACTATTCTATGGATCAACCTAATAGGAGCTGTAGTTGCAAGTAGTTTATTATTGGCAAGTCGCTCTCTCAGTCAAGCCTCTAATAAAATCTTGCACAAAGGGCATAAAACGACCGTGGTAAATGGAGTGAATGATTGGTCTGGGCGTGTACTAGGTATCAGCATTGCTGCAATGGTTTTATTATTCATTGTTAGTTCTGTAACAAAGGTAACAGCAATCGATGATGTCTACCAAACGATTCCGTTAAAGACTGAAGAAAAAGCAGAAGTTTTAACCTCCACCAAAGAAACACCGATAGCCATTGCACCAAAAACAGCGAAACGAAAGATATTGCAAAAGTTCTCGGTGATTCCTAATTCGAATATGTTTACACTAGATGGGATTACGGCACAAGTGGTGAATGGGGAGTATGTCTATGTTGCGACAGTGGAATTTAATGGCTTTTTCAAATGGTCAAAATTAGGAGCAGTTCCTGGCTACTTCATTATTAGTGCAACGGATATCAATGCTCAGCCGACATTTGTAGAAAAGCCGATTATTTACACACCTTCAGCTTATTTTGGGAAAGATGCTGCACGTAAAATTTATGCTGCTTATCCTGATTACGCAGCTACTGGAAAAATCAATTTAGAAATTGACGAAGAGGGGAATCCATTTTATATTCAGACCTTATATAAAGAATATGGTGTTTCTGGTCGAATGAACTATAACGAATTTAAAACAGCTGTGTTAAATGCTACAACGGGCGAAGTGAAAGTCTATGACAGCAAAGACGCGCCCAAATTTGTCGATGCACCAATCACTAGTTCTGCTGCCAACAGTATCAATGAATACTTTGGTCGTTATAGTCAAGGCTGGTGGAATCAAACAATGTTCGGTGCTAAAAAAGATGTTAAAATCCCAACGGAAAATGGTATCTATGCATCAGGTCAAATCACACCAATGATGAATAAAGAAGGCAGTCAATTATTGTATTTTACGGACTTTACAAGTGGAGATGAGGATCAAGATTCTGCTTTAGGTTATTCACTGATTAATGCCAGAACAGGTCAAGTAACTTATTATCGTGATACAAAAGTCGGGATCATGGATAGCGATGGCGCCATTTCGATTGCAGCGAAAATTTACCCAGAGAAAAAATGGAAAGCCAGTATGCCAGTTTTATATAATATCGATGGTGTTCCAACTTGGATTGTTTCTTTAATGGATAGTAAAGGAATTTTCAAAAAATATGTGTATGTGAATGCAGTTGATAATGATATTGTGGTAGATGCTGATGCAGCCCAAAATGCATTGGATGCTTACCGAATTGAATTAGCAACAAAAGGTAGTAATAATACAAGTAGTGAAGCAGCTAATTTAAAAGAAATCAAAGGAAGTGTTTCTCGTGTAACGATCGTTGCAAGTGAAGCACAAACCGTTGTCTCTTTCTTGTTGGAAAATGATAAAACCATCTATAGTGTAACAACGAATAATAGTCCAATGGCTCTTTTCTTGAAAGAAGGAGACATAGTTAAATTCAAAGCGGCCGTTACAGCAGATGCAAAAGCTGCTAGTATTGAAAACCTTGTGATTGAAGGGTTAGAATAG
- a CDS encoding DUF3021 family protein, producing the protein MKIINYLKEAFRLTSLIFTTLVMLNFVLQTDALTHSLGYMLLIAAISGSLHFLIEDHEKYSGQRILLNHGIYLLIVCLQITLANYLLHWELGFGGLLLNYVIVVLIYLFIRFIMYSNDLKEADKINQFIQKRKQG; encoded by the coding sequence ATGAAGATAATCAACTATTTAAAAGAAGCTTTCCGTTTAACCTCATTGATCTTTACAACCCTGGTCATGCTCAACTTCGTTTTACAAACCGATGCATTGACTCATTCTCTCGGCTATATGTTATTGATTGCTGCGATTTCTGGTTCGCTACACTTTCTTATTGAAGATCATGAAAAATACTCTGGCCAAAGAATCCTACTAAATCACGGGATCTACTTACTGATTGTTTGTTTGCAAATAACCCTTGCAAATTATTTGCTTCATTGGGAACTTGGTTTTGGCGGGCTATTATTGAATTATGTTATCGTTGTGCTGATTTATCTGTTTATCCGATTTATTATGTATAGCAATGACCTCAAAGAAGCTGACAAGATCAATCAATTTATCCAAAAACGAAAACAAGGATAG
- the rpiB gene encoding ribose 5-phosphate isomerase B, translating to MKLAIGSDHVGFELKPIIIDYLKELGHDVEDFGAYSSERTDYPQYGKKVAEEVASGNVDGGILICGTGVGISISANKVKGIRAVVCSEPYSARLSKEHNNTNILAFGSRVIGSELAKMIVKEWLDASFEGGRHAKRVEMIRQLED from the coding sequence ATGAAATTGGCAATTGGCAGTGATCATGTTGGCTTTGAACTAAAGCCGATTATTATCGATTATCTAAAAGAATTAGGACATGACGTTGAAGACTTTGGCGCATATTCGTCAGAACGAACGGATTATCCTCAATATGGTAAAAAAGTAGCAGAAGAAGTTGCTTCTGGAAACGTTGATGGTGGGATTTTGATTTGTGGAACGGGTGTTGGGATTTCGATTTCTGCCAACAAAGTAAAAGGAATTCGTGCAGTTGTTTGTAGCGAACCTTATTCAGCACGGCTATCTAAAGAGCATAACAACACAAATATCCTTGCGTTTGGTTCTCGAGTGATTGGAAGCGAACTAGCGAAAATGATTGTAAAAGAATGGTTAGATGCTTCTTTTGAAGGGGGCAGGCATGCCAAACGAGTAGAGATGATTCGGCAGCTAGAGGATTAA
- a CDS encoding ABC transporter permease yields the protein MNALVYRGLTLFFKNKQAVVGSFIGAFIMIGLYVFLLGDSMIKQLSMLSQPQLVIDTWMLAGVIGIVSASSTLGSVSQLIRDKERNVYTDFMISPISKKHIMLGYFLSTFFISMFVTLGVILVSELYIVFISNGALLSFKQFGLLILASLLTVLCSSAFMFFIASFFRRIDTFSTMTSIIGPLLGFLTGCYVPIGSLPEATRNVIQYFPLTSGIVLIRKILTENAFASDSPKIALAVQKELGIVMNYQHDVLIPVIILIVSSVLFLGIALWNVKRIELTR from the coding sequence ATGAATGCATTAGTATATAGAGGATTAACCTTATTTTTTAAAAACAAACAAGCAGTAGTGGGTTCCTTCATAGGTGCCTTTATCATGATCGGTTTATATGTCTTTTTATTAGGAGATAGCATGATCAAGCAATTATCGATGCTTTCGCAGCCACAATTAGTGATCGACACTTGGATGCTGGCTGGTGTGATTGGAATTGTCTCAGCCAGCTCTACGTTAGGCTCAGTCAGCCAATTGATTCGTGACAAAGAACGTAATGTTTATACAGACTTTATGATTTCACCTATTTCAAAAAAACACATCATGTTGGGGTATTTTCTCAGTACTTTTTTTATTTCAATGTTCGTGACGTTAGGTGTGATCCTTGTCTCTGAGTTGTATATCGTCTTTATTTCAAATGGTGCTTTACTATCCTTCAAACAATTTGGCTTACTCATTTTAGCAAGTCTGCTGACCGTTTTATGTTCTTCAGCATTTATGTTTTTTATTGCCAGTTTCTTCCGTCGAATTGATACATTTTCAACGATGACTTCTATTATCGGTCCATTACTTGGTTTTTTAACTGGCTGTTATGTCCCAATCGGCAGCTTACCAGAAGCAACAAGAAACGTAATTCAATATTTCCCTCTAACAAGTGGGATTGTTTTGATCCGAAAAATTCTGACAGAAAATGCGTTTGCTTCTGATTCTCCCAAAATTGCACTGGCAGTTCAAAAAGAGCTAGGGATTGTTATGAACTATCAACACGATGTTTTGATTCCTGTCATTATTTTGATTGTGAGTAGTGTTCTATTCTTGGGAATTGCTCTTTGGAATGTTAAAAGAATTGAATTAACTAGATGA
- a CDS encoding LytTR family DNA-binding domain-containing protein: MKTTIEIIDPNTEEQATFKLHQLSPTIEKVISILNEEEHFLIGEAENALYKILFSDILYIEVVDKRSFIYTEKQVYQSNDKLYQLEEKLMHFDFIRISKSMLLNIEAIQAIAPLLSGRFEARLINEEKVAISRKYVPELKKGLGMER, encoded by the coding sequence GTGAAAACTACTATTGAAATTATTGATCCAAACACTGAAGAACAAGCCACATTTAAGCTTCATCAACTATCACCAACCATTGAAAAAGTAATCAGCATCCTCAATGAAGAAGAGCATTTTTTAATTGGCGAGGCAGAAAATGCGCTCTACAAAATTTTGTTTTCTGATATTTTATATATTGAAGTTGTCGATAAAAGAAGCTTTATTTATACTGAAAAACAAGTGTATCAAAGTAATGACAAGCTTTACCAACTCGAAGAAAAATTAATGCATTTTGATTTTATCCGTATCTCAAAATCGATGTTGCTTAATATCGAAGCAATCCAAGCAATTGCCCCCTTACTTAGCGGTCGATTTGAAGCTCGTTTGATCAATGAGGAAAAAGTTGCGATCTCGAGAAAATATGTTCCAGAATTAAAAAAAGGCCTAGGAATGGAGCGATAA
- a CDS encoding DUF916 domain-containing protein — MQLIKHRYSFILVFLLIFFLHAPIISMAQTNQENFSVTPSYPTQQDKDVSGYYDLTVKKEEAIELRFSLRNPSDKEIIITNTISPATTNKNGQIIYGPIQTKTESSAKYNLAKLIEGPKETIVPANATTDLVIHLKAPNADFKGIILGGIEFEQKNEKSDTQTIQNIVAYDIPILLRQSKQEVPLSFTFDKLDQSKLEDKQLLTQKIHNPIPTIAKKGTITTEIRKENLDEVLYEETNEDVNFAPDSVMDFAISLTDHPLPVGCYTAKTIVQFGDRKWETTDLFRIDHSFERTNATSTIINTKSNHYIYPLIIAILIIVIVALLYKSRTNKK; from the coding sequence ATGCAGTTAATAAAACATCGCTACTCTTTCATATTAGTCTTTTTACTCATTTTCTTTCTTCATGCTCCTATTATATCGATGGCTCAAACCAATCAAGAGAATTTCAGCGTCACCCCTAGTTATCCTACTCAACAAGATAAAGATGTTTCTGGCTATTATGACCTTACAGTAAAAAAAGAGGAAGCAATCGAGCTGCGTTTTTCTTTAAGAAATCCATCTGATAAAGAGATCATTATCACGAATACAATCAGCCCAGCCACAACCAATAAAAATGGTCAAATTATTTATGGACCTATACAAACTAAAACTGAATCCTCTGCCAAATATAATTTAGCCAAACTGATTGAAGGACCTAAAGAGACAATCGTTCCAGCAAATGCAACAACTGATTTAGTTATTCATTTAAAAGCACCTAATGCTGACTTTAAGGGAATTATTTTAGGTGGAATTGAATTCGAGCAAAAAAACGAGAAGTCTGATACACAAACCATTCAAAATATTGTGGCATACGATATCCCGATATTATTACGCCAAAGTAAACAAGAAGTACCGCTTTCGTTTACATTTGACAAGCTAGATCAAAGTAAATTAGAAGATAAACAATTATTAACACAAAAAATCCACAATCCAATCCCTACAATTGCTAAAAAAGGAACCATAACGACTGAAATTCGTAAAGAAAATTTGGACGAAGTATTGTACGAAGAAACGAATGAGGATGTAAATTTTGCACCTGATTCTGTCATGGATTTTGCTATTTCGTTGACTGATCACCCTCTACCTGTAGGATGTTATACAGCTAAAACAATCGTTCAATTTGGTGATAGAAAGTGGGAAACAACAGATCTTTTCCGCATTGATCATTCTTTTGAACGAACAAATGCTACCTCTACTATTATAAACACGAAAAGCAACCATTATATATACCCATTAATCATCGCTATCCTGATTATAGTTATAGTTGCTTTATTGTATAAAAGTCGAACAAACAAGAAATAA
- a CDS encoding DinB family protein gives MNVTQLSSDTLKRAQERFEETLDQMSVDEANTMPAALIKSVTWLIWHTARELDYQISELNQTKPLWLSAGWSTKFALDLSDDTKDWCHTPEEAAKVKVTEKALLFEYLKASVDLTNTYLATLEEKSLSDVVDRNWTPVVTRQARIVSAIDDAVMHSGQAVYTRRLVIGK, from the coding sequence ATGAATGTTACACAATTATCTAGTGATACGTTAAAGAGAGCGCAAGAGCGCTTTGAAGAGACCTTGGATCAAATGAGTGTGGATGAAGCTAATACGATGCCGGCAGCCTTGATTAAATCAGTTACCTGGTTGATCTGGCATACGGCAAGAGAACTGGACTATCAGATTTCTGAACTTAATCAGACCAAACCGTTATGGTTATCAGCAGGCTGGAGTACGAAATTTGCGTTGGATTTATCGGATGATACAAAAGATTGGTGCCATACACCAGAAGAAGCTGCGAAAGTCAAAGTAACGGAGAAAGCATTACTATTTGAGTATTTAAAAGCGAGCGTAGATCTTACGAATACGTATTTAGCAACACTTGAAGAAAAAAGTCTTAGTGATGTTGTAGATAGAAACTGGACACCAGTTGTAACCCGCCAAGCTCGAATCGTTTCGGCCATTGATGATGCAGTGATGCATTCAGGGCAAGCTGTTTATACAAGAAGATTGGTTATTGGGAAATAA
- a CDS encoding helix-turn-helix domain-containing protein, which translates to MKALLNKEFIFRLEVLNNLSREHKNTTSISDYAGKLSKDRRTILKTIEALKNDILDLDCEKYITIISNDESSVFVDIAPDFDTNYFLLYYLEQSVLFNLCLELFNGTFVDLQSFATKHYYSYSTVYRKMKDLNQLLEQYDLSLDLTTSTYIVGREQNIRFFFFTLFWESYKVLKWPFPSVDHTNLKKALEENTEAEELQPFLIKPNMVFIWLAITIIRISNGHVLTEEYEYTESVFPMLSKETFSGFFSSFSKHYPNLETLNQTGWNYEANFLYFTLLTSQVYPLNQIASLQLTNFVGVKMNTSNLITEHWIKQFMAEFDCSLDVNNYFYLYYNLLSLHSRYLYLPGPVEIINIFNDTSYANMDLFIDYELVFTFLDSLFSNPIFASLQSQKQSLISFYLLLISELMNGKRPVLNIAIFSHSSVFQKDFFETMLIKSLSFPVNFVSYASREIDFLITDVSLSKLLQKEVPTFVWNSNIQQEKLSRLVSYLNIVYTEKYKVKTFSSKK; encoded by the coding sequence ATGAAAGCATTACTAAATAAAGAATTTATTTTTCGTTTAGAAGTACTAAACAATCTTTCTAGAGAACATAAAAATACAACATCCATCTCCGATTATGCTGGTAAACTTTCAAAAGACAGAAGAACGATACTTAAAACAATAGAAGCGTTAAAAAATGATATTCTCGATTTAGACTGTGAAAAGTACATTACGATTATTTCAAATGACGAAAGTTCTGTTTTTGTTGATATTGCACCAGATTTTGATACAAATTATTTTCTTCTTTATTATTTGGAGCAGTCCGTGCTATTCAATCTTTGTCTTGAACTATTCAATGGGACATTCGTTGATTTGCAAAGTTTTGCTACAAAACATTATTATAGTTACTCTACTGTTTACAGAAAAATGAAAGACCTAAACCAACTATTAGAACAATATGATTTGTCTTTGGACTTAACTACATCAACTTATATTGTAGGAAGAGAACAGAATATACGTTTCTTCTTTTTCACTTTATTCTGGGAATCTTACAAAGTTTTAAAATGGCCTTTTCCATCTGTTGATCATACTAATCTAAAAAAAGCGTTGGAAGAAAATACTGAAGCTGAAGAACTACAACCCTTTTTAATAAAACCAAATATGGTGTTCATTTGGCTCGCGATCACGATTATTCGTATATCAAATGGTCATGTTCTTACCGAAGAGTACGAATATACTGAGTCTGTTTTCCCAATGTTATCAAAAGAAACATTCTCTGGTTTTTTTTCCAGTTTTAGTAAACATTATCCTAATCTAGAAACTTTAAACCAAACAGGTTGGAATTATGAAGCTAATTTCTTATATTTTACACTCTTAACAAGTCAAGTATATCCGTTAAACCAAATAGCATCATTGCAATTAACAAATTTTGTTGGGGTTAAAATGAATACCTCAAACCTGATTACAGAGCATTGGATCAAACAATTTATGGCTGAATTTGATTGTTCATTAGATGTGAATAACTATTTTTATCTTTACTATAACTTGCTTTCACTACATAGCAGATATCTCTACCTACCAGGTCCCGTTGAAATCATCAACATTTTCAATGATACTTCTTATGCAAATATGGACTTGTTTATTGATTATGAGCTTGTTTTTACTTTTTTAGATAGTCTCTTTTCTAACCCTATTTTTGCTTCTTTACAATCACAAAAACAATCCTTGATCAGCTTTTATTTATTATTAATTTCCGAACTAATGAATGGTAAACGACCTGTACTGAATATTGCTATTTTTTCCCATTCAAGCGTATTTCAAAAAGATTTTTTTGAAACTATGTTAATCAAAAGCCTTTCGTTCCCTGTCAATTTCGTTTCATATGCTTCTAGAGAAATAGATTTTTTAATTACAGATGTTAGTTTATCTAAATTACTACAAAAAGAAGTTCCTACTTTTGTCTGGAACTCAAATATTCAACAAGAAAAACTCTCTCGACTAGTTTCTTATTTAAATATAGTCTATACAGAAAAATACAAAGTCAAAACTTTCTCCTCAAAAAAATAA
- a CDS encoding sugar phosphate isomerase/epimerase family protein translates to MKLATRINSFLPKFNNDVEEVLQEFNRLGLTHVDFNYPEHVETISAKKMKGILQANKLQANGVALRFRDEFINGELGNADQRISMKAIQLCKEACDYCREVGGEVVTIWLGFDGFDYSFQIDYEKVWNQIKDCLIEITDYAPDLKISIEYKPFQPRAYAFLDSFGVALSMIHEVGRENLGITLDYCHMLMKHENPAYGASILGSREKLFGVHLNDGYGLNDDGLMIGTSTLIKTIEFIYYTKLHNYDHAFYFDTFPVIEEPVAECERNIKMIKKIDSIIDRLGMDYIAELIKKNSGLKVSDLVLEILI, encoded by the coding sequence ATGAAGTTAGCGACAAGAATCAATTCATTTTTACCAAAATTCAATAATGATGTAGAAGAAGTCTTGCAAGAATTTAATCGCTTAGGATTAACACATGTTGATTTTAATTATCCAGAACATGTAGAAACGATTTCTGCTAAAAAAATGAAAGGGATTTTACAAGCCAATAAGTTACAGGCTAATGGGGTTGCTTTACGGTTTCGAGATGAATTTATCAACGGGGAACTTGGGAATGCTGATCAAAGGATTTCAATGAAAGCAATACAGTTATGTAAAGAAGCCTGTGATTACTGCCGTGAAGTCGGGGGCGAAGTTGTGACTATTTGGTTAGGCTTTGATGGGTTTGATTACTCATTTCAGATCGATTATGAAAAAGTTTGGAATCAAATTAAAGACTGTCTGATCGAAATCACTGATTACGCACCAGACCTTAAGATCAGTATTGAATATAAGCCGTTCCAACCAAGAGCGTATGCCTTTTTAGATAGTTTTGGAGTAGCGTTATCAATGATTCATGAGGTCGGTCGTGAGAATTTGGGCATTACGTTAGATTATTGTCATATGCTGATGAAACATGAAAATCCTGCATATGGAGCAAGCATTTTAGGTAGTCGAGAAAAATTGTTTGGGGTTCATCTAAATGATGGCTATGGATTGAATGATGATGGTTTGATGATCGGGACAAGTACACTGATCAAAACGATCGAATTTATCTATTATACGAAACTGCATAACTACGATCATGCGTTTTATTTTGATACATTCCCAGTGATTGAAGAGCCAGTAGCTGAATGTGAAAGAAACATCAAGATGATCAAAAAAATCGATTCGATCATAGATAGATTAGGGATGGACTATATCGCCGAGCTAATCAAGAAAAATAGTGGATTGAAAGTAAGTGATTTAGTATTAGAAATCTTAATTTAA
- the rpe gene encoding ribulose-phosphate 3-epimerase translates to MDKLLCPSMMCADFSNLKKDTQELDQAGVDIFHMDIMDGRFVPNFGMGLQDFELVRSVTDKPLDVHLMIQEPSKYVEKFADLGADIIYIHPEADQQAARTLAMIQQKGKKAGIAINPGTSVETILDLLFLVDYVMVMTVNPGFAGQQYLAYTDSKIEKLVGLSKIHHFKVMVDGAISPEKVAQLSKNGVTGFVLGTSALFGKAGTYQEILTELRKY, encoded by the coding sequence ATGGACAAATTATTATGTCCCTCAATGATGTGTGCAGACTTTTCTAATTTAAAAAAAGATACGCAAGAACTTGATCAAGCGGGGGTCGATATTTTTCATATGGATATTATGGATGGTCGTTTTGTTCCCAATTTTGGAATGGGTTTGCAAGATTTTGAACTCGTTCGTTCTGTTACGGATAAACCGTTGGATGTTCATTTAATGATTCAAGAACCAAGTAAGTACGTAGAGAAGTTTGCAGACCTTGGGGCGGATATTATTTATATTCATCCTGAGGCTGACCAACAGGCTGCCAGAACATTGGCTATGATCCAGCAGAAAGGGAAAAAAGCAGGTATTGCAATTAATCCAGGAACCTCAGTTGAAACGATCCTGGATTTACTATTTTTAGTGGATTATGTGATGGTGATGACTGTAAATCCTGGATTTGCAGGGCAGCAATATTTAGCGTATACAGATTCTAAAATAGAAAAACTCGTGGGCTTATCAAAAATACATCATTTTAAAGTAATGGTTGATGGGGCAATTTCACCAGAAAAAGTGGCGCAATTAAGTAAAAATGGTGTGACAGGTTTTGTATTAGGAACATCGGCATTATTTGGGAAAGCGGGAACTTATCAAGAAATACTGACAGAATTAAGAAAATACTAG
- a CDS encoding winged helix-turn-helix domain-containing protein has product MPPLLYSKETTCLIDVDPHNSRLQLFPESLSVCLDNQQNIQLMPLEFATLAILKKNADTVLTYDELFQAIWTDGEKNKQYRLNNLIFHLRK; this is encoded by the coding sequence ATGCCTCCATTACTTTACTCAAAGGAGACTACATGTTTAATTGATGTTGATCCTCACAATAGTAGGTTACAATTATTTCCTGAAAGTCTTAGTGTATGCTTAGACAACCAACAAAATATCCAACTCATGCCTTTAGAGTTTGCAACATTAGCTATTCTAAAAAAGAATGCTGATACCGTATTGACCTATGATGAACTTTTTCAAGCTATATGGACTGATGGAGAAAAAAACAAGCAATATCGGTTAAACAATTTAATCTTCCATTTAAGAAAGTAA
- a CDS encoding LacI family DNA-binding transcriptional regulator, with translation MKNYSIKDIAEIAGVSVATVSRVINDNGRFSAETRKKVLKVIEETGYKMNYSAKNLRMNKSFTIGILVPDISNYFFSDVVQQLEEILFAKGYSTIICNTSRGLEKELAYLRILEGKGVDGLIVISGAEAFEFTSSSAEKKIPYICIDREPKKKEDTVFISSNHYQGAFESAEELIQTGCQHPVIAMHNQKSTSAKERLKGFKDALKKNSITFNAKHHLLSIDIESSDFEQDLLTFLKKNPSTDGIFSINDLIALELMLRLKKHHIPVPQKIKLIGFDDTDTGKYTSPTLSSVKQNTELIANHAVESLLELINKKGALGRQIVVPVSLVLRESSNV, from the coding sequence ATGAAAAACTATTCGATCAAAGATATTGCTGAGATTGCCGGAGTTTCTGTTGCGACTGTTTCTAGGGTCATTAATGATAACGGCCGCTTTTCAGCTGAAACTAGAAAAAAAGTGCTCAAGGTTATTGAAGAGACCGGCTATAAAATGAACTATAGCGCGAAAAATTTACGCATGAATAAATCATTTACGATTGGAATTTTAGTACCGGATATCAGTAATTATTTCTTTTCTGATGTTGTTCAACAATTGGAAGAAATTTTATTTGCTAAAGGCTACTCCACCATTATTTGTAATACGTCTAGGGGTTTGGAAAAGGAGCTTGCTTATTTACGTATTTTAGAAGGAAAAGGTGTGGATGGATTGATCGTTATTTCAGGAGCTGAGGCGTTTGAATTTACTTCGTCTAGTGCGGAAAAGAAAATTCCTTATATATGTATTGATCGAGAGCCTAAAAAGAAAGAAGATACTGTTTTTATCTCATCTAACCATTATCAAGGTGCCTTTGAAAGTGCTGAAGAGTTGATTCAAACAGGCTGCCAGCATCCTGTCATTGCGATGCATAATCAAAAATCAACCAGTGCAAAAGAACGATTGAAGGGATTTAAGGACGCATTAAAGAAAAATAGTATTACGTTCAATGCTAAACACCATTTGCTTTCCATCGATATTGAAAGTAGTGATTTTGAACAAGATCTTCTTACTTTTCTCAAGAAAAATCCAAGTACTGATGGAATTTTTTCCATCAATGATCTGATTGCTTTAGAGTTAATGCTCCGCTTAAAGAAACATCATATCCCAGTACCACAAAAAATAAAATTGATTGGTTTTGACGATACGGATACTGGTAAATATACATCGCCCACGCTTTCATCCGTAAAACAAAATACAGAGTTGATTGCGAATCATGCAGTGGAATCATTGTTAGAATTGATTAATAAAAAAGGGGCTCTAGGCAGACAAATTGTGGTTCCTGTTTCGTTGGTTTTGAGGGAATCTAGTAATGTTTAA
- a CDS encoding ABC transporter ATP-binding protein, producing MNELVNVTTLGKKYGEQVVLDSVSFSIRNGELFSILGPNGAGKSTLISLLLGLLKADTGEIELEDKKIGSDPLEHKSLIAVVFQNSIMDSDLSVKENLVMRAYFYTKNWKEAKELATLKLQDVQGSHLLNKRYGVLSGGERRKVDIARALLNTPKLLFLDEPTTGLDILSRADMWSLIHQLKEKYQMTIVLTTHYMEEARDSDRILMLAEGRTVAYDTPGNLKKTYQCNTLEDVFLSIAKKENN from the coding sequence ATGAATGAATTAGTCAACGTAACAACGCTTGGAAAAAAATATGGGGAGCAAGTCGTATTGGATTCTGTCTCATTTTCCATTAGAAACGGTGAGTTATTTTCCATTCTCGGCCCAAATGGTGCTGGAAAATCCACTTTGATTTCCTTGCTTTTAGGATTACTCAAAGCTGACACTGGCGAAATAGAATTAGAGGACAAAAAAATAGGGTCAGACCCTTTAGAACACAAATCACTGATAGCAGTCGTATTTCAAAATAGCATTATGGATTCTGATTTGTCAGTAAAGGAAAATTTAGTTATGAGAGCTTATTTTTATACTAAAAATTGGAAAGAAGCAAAAGAACTAGCCACATTAAAATTACAGGACGTTCAAGGAAGCCATCTACTAAATAAGCGTTACGGCGTTTTATCGGGAGGAGAACGACGCAAGGTAGATATTGCCAGAGCATTATTGAACACACCTAAGTTATTATTTCTCGATGAACCGACTACGGGATTGGATATCCTCTCTCGTGCCGATATGTGGTCATTGATCCATCAGTTAAAAGAAAAGTATCAGATGACCATCGTCTTAACTACCCACTATATGGAAGAAGCCAGAGATTCCGATCGGATCTTAATGCTAGCAGAAGGCCGAACAGTCGCTTATGACACACCTGGAAATTTAAAAAAGACCTACCAGTGTAATACTCTAGAAGATGTCTTTTTATCGATTGCCAAGAAGGAGAACAACTAA